The following is a genomic window from Asterias amurensis chromosome 8, ASM3211899v1.
GATTTTATtcctttgtgaaattgagccaagGCATGCATGCTTCATTGTTGAAaaggggcaagggcacaaagACATTTTCTCCTCAGTAAAGGGCaccaatgaggaaattgtaattttctatgaagggcaccaaggcaatgaccagggggcacaaaggcaattaCCACTCTCTTGTGACCCCGCATACTCCTGATCTCTGCAGCTTGTGCACTGGCTTCTTCAGTTGACGCAGCCCTCCTCTTGCTTGGTGATTAAACACCATGTGAGCCTCTCCTTGGCCAAGTCTTCCCAGTGTTATTTTGGAAAGCCAGCTGCTTGGAGATGTTGTTTCGAAGTTAGATATGcaccaatttaaaatgtttacttaCCCAATTTTGTGGCCACAGTTTTCTCTTGTTTTTTTATCCTCCTGAATATTGATAAGCTGTCTGCTGATTGGTCGCCATGCAGCATCTTGACCAATCAGTGCGTTGAGCCTTCTGCTTAGTTGGGCAATGCAACCAATCTCTGATATTCTTAGCAAACTCAGGATATACAAAAGTACTTCATCGGGTAAGTCAAGAAAACCCGCCATTTTAGTCTCACAAAAAGAAATCTTGACCTCCTACAATCTGTCTACAAATGCGACAGCTGTCATTTCCACCTGATGATGTCCGTAGCAATAACAGACGTCTTCTTACGTTCTCCTCACCCCTCATCAAACCAACTGCAGTggaaaataacaatatttactttttaagttagatttgattgtttttctttccagtAAGCCCTATTATCCTGTATTACCTTTGACCTCACCCAGAATTCATTGAGAGTGCGAGATGTCAATATAAGAATATAAGCGCAAAATGCTGATTTTGCTTACTACATTACTGAGCTATGTAAAGCTAGTTTTGAAAACCGACAGTCAGGAGGATCAATTTCAAGGGTTTTGATTGCAGCACCCGCAACTATTTTTTATCAATGGAGGCCTCCAAACGGCAGGAGGAGGCCTCCAGACgacgggaggagggttacgttatcgcaactacactGGGCCAAGATAATCAGAGCTCactgttaccatggttacaCTACATCAATAAAGAAATCTATCAGACAATCCTCGGGATAGGACTCGGGTCAGGAGCATCCAGCTTCCAagacttaattttgttttaataataaaagacttaacAAAATCCCTGAACATATTGACAAGCCGTAAATAAATAGTTACTAAACTAATATTTAAACTCGGAGGACAGCGCCTACAATTCAAatgtcaccgtggtcaagtggttagactgcaggacttgcaatcacaaggttgtgggttcgaatgccccagctaaccgctgatttcacaatgactagaataaatattgtcgtctagttactgaatcacaatttcttgatttgtgtatatAGTTCTAGAATCTAGTTGCGATAAGGTAACCTTCCTCCGgtcgttgggaggagggttacgaatATCGCAACTAGTTAGTGGGTGCAGTTCATAATCATTAatcattcataatcatagacgttaaattaaaccaatgtttgtaaatGTATGAGAGAGATctagattggctgttgccagcttggcgtttatatccccttgagggagtttgccgagttcccttgactgAAGGTCagctaaacaaaacaacaaccaaatGAAATGGGCTCCAATGGGAGTAGCCATTCAAATACAAACGACtccatacaaacacacacacacaatccaattcaattcaaccaAGAAAAAAGATGACCAAACTTTTAGCGTTAAAAACATGTGGGGAAATGTCCTGAAATTCAATAATGTATGAAGGAAGTAAAAAAAGACCTTAGACCTTAGACCTTACCTAAACAAGAAGAGCCGTGTTATTTAGAAGCTGTGAAAAGGGTTCTTGCGATCATTTCAAACAGATTATGTGGACACATATTTcagtttgttttgcaatgttaTGATCGTCCAAACTGATGTTATGACATGCCGGCGCCCTCTCGCGGCAACTCTGCATGATAGTCTGAATACAAGtcgttattttttatattgactCTTTTGTAAGTCGATTTCAGTGGTCCTGTCACAAAATGTTTTggcaatttgacccaaaattccttgctctatgaccAAACTTatcaattaatttttaaaaaaatatttttttattacgtTTTTAAAGACAGATAGTGGCTGCAGACAGTGAATCAAAGGCaaacacaacattttgtttaggttttaaaagaaagtttttttttattggggggggggtgggggtgcaGCGTTTCAAGCCTTCAGTTTGGGCTTAAATGATTCTGGCCAAGGCCGTTAACTAATATACTAGCAGCCAGAAGAAAAACCGTCAAAAGAAAAGTTGTAAAATGgaatgtaaaataataatatgcaaTCCAATAACTGTACTTCCTGCTTGCCAGCGACTGAGGCGTAGGTTAGGCGCGGTAATGCTGCCCTCTTTCGACAAGGCGctgaattaaaaaagtttttacACTTTTCTTACACACAACAACTTTGTTGGTTTCAATCAATTTCTTTGGGTACTTTTTCCTTGTTTGTCCTGTGCTACACTTTCTTCCAGCTTCAGAAGACCAGTTTGTTAGCAAAAGGCCTAGGTAcgatttatttttctgtttcttaattcttgtgtatttttcacaaaaagtcaaagaaattattttttaattcaatgCCCAacaattttgtcttttttttctgtcgTTGAGGAGATTTTGAAATCCTCCATCACCGGGAGTGTGGCATCTGTAAAGCCACCTTCTCTTTATTATTAGCCACACAAAGTGGGCTATCTAatcttattttgtttaactgttttgTTGGTCAGCTTTTGTCTCCTTGTCTGCATCCTGCTTTTATTAGTGTATTTTTGTAACTAATTGTAGGGTCTATGCTGCATATAAGATAATGATTGCAGgtgaaaattgaaattaatatttgaaataaaatgaataaatttaacTGAAATTAAAACCTAGAGCACCAGGTACATGACATTTGATTTCTAATAAGTTCCATGTATGTTTCTTCTCCACATTTTCACTTCACAATTCACACTGCTGGTCACTACTGGTTTTCCTGAAAACAGCAATTTGACATCAACATGGGCAAGAACAAAAAAGCATTTGTGCCTCCTCTGAAACTGAAAGCAAAACGTGGAAAAAACTCAAATGCTCCGCTGATGGAGAAGCCGAGTTCAGAGACGGAGAACTTGGCGGTGAGAATAAATCCGACTCTAGAGAAACCAACGGCAAACATTTCATCATCTTTGATAATAAATGTTATTCCCAACTCCGACGATACGACCGATGAGCTGGTGGCTGGACCTGCAGCAGATAATCTTCTGGAGTCCTCACTTAGTGGACATGACGGGATCTTTCTGCGGGATGAAAGTCAAAAAGCGCCCGATGATGTTTACGAGTTCCAAAGTTCCCCAGTGAACTTTCTGACAACAACCAAGAATGGGCGAGCAGAACAAGTATGCCCAAAACAAGATCAAAATTGCAAAAGAAgcatgaaaaagaaaaaggtttgTGAATCTGAATTGataactaatttgcatacaaatcATATCTTGCATTTCAGGGATTTTTTGCATTTCTATTTTTCATATTTTGCATTTCAGGGATTTTTCAGCCAATGATTGCTGCGTCGTCAGTGGAATGCCTCCCGCTCATCAATCAACTAATTTTTTTCGCATTCAAATCCCCACTAAgattgtctttcttttttagaTCAAAGGAAATAacagttttcttattttttatgaaatgccgTTTACTCCTTCATTTAATTGATGGTTTAACTACCCCCCCTcctcaatattttgtttagaaGGGAATAGTCGTAAATGGTGCAGGTCCCACTTTACTGTGTACCCACACAATATATGCACTgcctttatttattataattaaacAGGGAacatttctgatgattttaaaTCTGACAACTGACACCCCTTTTCCTTCTTTACACACAGACTTCATCAGTCAGGCAAAGTGTCTTGAAAGACATAGCAAAGATGCAGAAGGCTATGTCATTACTCAGGGAAAGAGAGCAATCTCTCATGGGGTCTAGTGAGCAGTAAATCCAGGccagatacttcacggaggcaaggCAAGCAAATGCCTCAATGCtcttgacccaatttcatagcagcTGCTTTTCAAGGCACTCAACATATTTGGTTACTTTCAAAGAgtaaagaccagggcccaatttcatggcacagaatcggcgcttacagaagcagggaattctgtgcttacggcaagcatatttcacgggttagtggcgaaatttggcttctgcacgtgcgtactccacgttaccaagctttctacgcttacaaggctagcgcagaaattcggcgcttgcacgtaagcggggaatcgtgatcgtaagcgcagaattcagcggtaagcagagccatgaaattgggccctgtattctcacttatggtgtcccaacatatgcataaaataacaagcctatgaaaatttggactcaagaagttgcaagataataatgaaagaaaaaacacccttgttgtacaaaatgtatcttTGAGCTAATCAAAGTTAAAGATAAAATAACATATAGTTTTGGCTTGTCAAACTTCAAGAGCACACTTGAAACCGAGAAAGCAACCTGAAAAGCATCcagttttataaagctgtttagcagaaaatactagccaagtaaatttctttgctaagcaaatattaaGTGGGTAACCAACCACAACAGTGTAAACATATTGGATTTTTGGCAGGTAATCTGTTTCTGTTAAGTAAcacttttctttgcttagcaagttttgtgctgacagactttatgaaattttgccctgtcTACAAAGATTTATCTGCAGTCCTACAATAATTGAAACGCAATTAAACTATTTATTAAAATACATTTTCTTGAGGcctttatttaatattattggtGCAATTGTTGTGTTCAAcaaattttatattatttgaattCTGTAATAATCTACTAAACTGTTAACTGAATAAAACTTGTTATGTATATAGTATAAATACCTCGAAATTTAATgcagttatttgtttttatgaaaaataaGGCACGACGTATCTAAATACTGTGTACAGGCGACATAAAAATATAAGCTTTTTACCTGCAAAAACTTGATGTTTTATAAGATGCATAATTTCATTATTATGTACCATGGTGGTTTCACATGATATATAAACTGTGCTGGCCTAGGTGAATGCTAATAAATTTACACAGTACAGAGTCacccctcctactgtctgaccattcaatatcatc
Proteins encoded in this region:
- the LOC139941017 gene encoding uncharacterized protein, yielding MGKNKKAFVPPLKLKAKRGKNSNAPLMEKPSSETENLAVRINPTLEKPTANISSSLIINVIPNSDDTTDELVAGPAADNLLESSLSGHDGIFLRDESQKAPDDVYEFQSSPVNFLTTTKNGRAEQVCPKQDQNCKRSMKKKKTSSVRQSVLKDIAKMQKAMSLLREREQSLMGSSEQ